The bacterium genome segment TCACAGATATAAAAGCGGCAAGTGCAGCTTTTATATCTTATCCATCAACTTCAGGATCAGGATCACGAGGAGCACCAGGACGGCGAGGCCAACAAGGGATCCGCCCGCCTGGATATTTTCAAGGTCAGCCACGACCGCCTGCCGTTCCTCGACGGTAAGGGAATCCAGCCGAGCCTGTACCTCCTCCGGCGAGAGCCCCAGGGCGGTGAGTTTTTCGGCAAGCAGCTGATCCTCGAGGGCATTGCGGGCTTCTGCCAGAAGATCACCGCTCATCCCTGTCATCTCCGCGGGAGCCGAGGGGATGAAGGCCGCCTGAACAGCCCCGGGCAGGAATACCATGCCCGAGAGGACAAAAGTGAGGTACCAGCATGTCATACGTGCTACGGGCGAACTCAGCAATATACGCATAGAAAGCTCCTTTCCGCTGATTACCTGCCAGCTTTCAGCTCACAGCTAACCCACTGTTAACTTTGGCCTTTCCACTTTTCACTTTCCACTCTGGAGGAAATTTCCTGAATCGTTCGCCAGATTCAGAGAATTTCATCCAGCCCGATATCCATCCTTATGGCGATACGCCGGAGCTTGCGCAGGGCCGACGCCTCGATCTGACGGATGCGCTCCCTGGTCACCCCGTACAACCGGCCGATCGATTCGAGCGTCTTTGACTCGCCGTCGTCCAGACCGAAACGGAGAATGATGATCTCTTTTTCGTTTTTGTGGAGTTCATCCAGCCAGTTGAAGATGAGGGACAGGCGTTTTTCGTCCTCGATCTGCTCGGAGGGCATGACGGCCTTCTCATCCTTGATCAGGTTCATAAGCTCCTGATCGTCATCTTCGCCGATGGGGGCCTCGATGGAAGAGGTCCGTCGTACCAGCTGATAGATATACTGCACCTTGGCGAGAGGTTTATCCAGCCGCTGGGCCACATCCTGCATGGTCGGTTCCCGGCCCAGTTCCTGGAGGAGCTTGCTGCTCGCCTTCAGAACGCCGGTGATCTCCTCGGAGACGTGGACGGGAAGACGGATGATCCGTGCCTGGTTGACGATGGCTCTCTCGATGGCCTGGCGGATCCACCACGTCGCATAGGTGGAGAACCGGAAACCGCGCTTGTAATCGAACTTCTCTACAGCCCGGATAAGGCCCATATTGCCCTCCTCGATGAGGTCGAGAAGGGGCAGACCCCGGTTCATGTACCTTTTGGCTATATTGACCACCAGGCGGAGGTTGGACTCGATCATGAGGCACCTGGCGTCTTCGTCCCCCTCGGACACCTTCCGGGCCAGATGGAGTTCCTCTTCGGCGGTCAGCAGCTTTGTTCGGCGGATCTCGTCCAGGTAAATCCTGATGGGATCACGACTTACAACACTGCTCCTGCCGGTAACTCCCGGCTTTGGGGTGGATGCCGATCCCTTTTCCTTGCCGCTTTGTTTCTTCATACCCCTAAGGTGCGGACAGGAAGTCCATGGGATCCTCGGGGACCCCTCGCCTTCGGACCTCAAAGTGCAGGTGCGGCCCGGTGGCCCATCCTGTCTGGCCTACCCTGGCGATCACCTGACCCTGCTCCACACGCTCCCCCATCCTGACCAGTAGTTTCGAATTGTGGGCATAGACCGTGGAAAGCTCACTGGCGTGCTTGATGACCACGACCTTGCCGTACCCCTTCATCCCGTCACCGCTATAAGCTACCTTCCCTTCGGCCGCTGCTTTCACCGGCGTCCCCGTCGCCGCCGCCAGGTCGATACCCTGGTGATCCCGGTCTCCCCTTGGACCGTAACGGGAAGATGTCCTGCCCGACATGGGCCATATAATACTGATCTTTTGGCTCGATGGTATCTCGTCTCCGGGCCTGTACGGTTCGATCTCCATAACCTTGTTCACGCCCGGGACGAACAGAATGCGGCCAATGCGAAGATCTGTAACGTCCTCAACATCATTTACCCACTGAAGTGTTTCCAGGTCAACACGATAAGTTGTGGCGATCCGCCAGAGCGTCTGCCCGGCCTTCACCTCGTGGTAGACGCCGCCGAACCCCTCCCGGTTTAACTGGGCCTCGGCCTGCCCCGCCGGACGGGGCTCCCAGGCTAACTGGCGAGGGGCACAAGCGGCGGCGGCTACGACAATGATCGTCCAGAAAAAACACAGTCGCAGCCGTGAACAGCGAACAGTGAATAGTGGACGGTTAATCTTCATTTTTTATTCCGGGGAACCGTGAACGCGCATCGCTAACGCTCCACGGGTTTTGGGTTTTGGGTGTAATTCTCAATTTTCAATTCCCTGGCCTGAGATCGCTTCA includes the following:
- a CDS encoding PA2779 family protein — encoded protein: MRILLSSPVARMTCWYLTFVLSGMVFLPGAVQAAFIPSAPAEMTGMSGDLLAEARNALEDQLLAEKLTALGLSPEEVQARLDSLTVEERQAVVADLENIQAGGSLVGLAVLVLLVILILKLMDKI
- a CDS encoding sigma-70 family RNA polymerase sigma factor; this encodes MKKQSGKEKGSASTPKPGVTGRSSVVSRDPIRIYLDEIRRTKLLTAEEELHLARKVSEGDEDARCLMIESNLRLVVNIAKRYMNRGLPLLDLIEEGNMGLIRAVEKFDYKRGFRFSTYATWWIRQAIERAIVNQARIIRLPVHVSEEITGVLKASSKLLQELGREPTMQDVAQRLDKPLAKVQYIYQLVRRTSSIEAPIGEDDDQELMNLIKDEKAVMPSEQIEDEKRLSLIFNWLDELHKNEKEIIILRFGLDDGESKTLESIGRLYGVTRERIRQIEASALRKLRRIAIRMDIGLDEIL
- a CDS encoding LysM peptidoglycan-binding domain-containing M23 family metallopeptidase; amino-acid sequence: MKINRPLFTVRCSRLRLCFFWTIIVVAAAACAPRQLAWEPRPAGQAEAQLNREGFGGVYHEVKAGQTLWRIATTYRVDLETLQWVNDVEDVTDLRIGRILFVPGVNKVMEIEPYRPGDEIPSSQKISIIWPMSGRTSSRYGPRGDRDHQGIDLAAATGTPVKAAAEGKVAYSGDGMKGYGKVVVIKHASELSTVYAHNSKLLVRMGERVEQGQVIARVGQTGWATGPHLHFEVRRRGVPEDPMDFLSAP